The Odocoileus virginianus isolate 20LAN1187 ecotype Illinois chromosome 3, Ovbor_1.2, whole genome shotgun sequence genome includes a window with the following:
- the LOC110152028 gene encoding adhesion G protein-coupled receptor E2-like, translated as MSSVAGLADLYIMKNGYLRLLPGFLILLFLPTESTSLNKKPCAWWCPPNPPCVNTDACRCIPGFSSASEDRFTSPLESCHDINKCGPSWKVSCGIYVDCQNFNNTRRQCKGNRTLSQKEFENECTNKTLELNLRLLKTMKNAVQKLKNSTHCAQWCPPNSKCVDAKSCRCIPGFTSSTGEIITSHSETCDEISIHTWTAPSSINSSTLSCFFNRVQNLSENVESVPVQDTIQNLIQGVDEMLEAPQDLETLPSSEQHLVASNLLIGLETVLKGLSRSLDNESLHFSSPSGTEMSLKALDKEDKNVTLIQNNIKMILTWDTVHESNDSGPMVVGLVSMPGIEKLLDKVPLIMDAEEQAVPHETHKELLQETPPILLSDVISVFISNSNTQNLSSPVKFVFKHSRTPETKGKVHCVFWEQGQNGSGHWATRGCRTMDSGDDSTTCQCTHFSSFAVLMAYYDVQEEDPTLTVITYVGLSLSLLCLLLAALTFLLCKAIQNTSTSLHLQLSLCLFLAHLLFLTAIDRTESKVLCTIIAGALHYLYLASFTWMLLEGLQLFFTARNLTVVNYSSVNRFMKKLTFPVGYGVPAVIVAISSASRPHLYGTPKRCWLSTEKGFVWTFLGPVCTIFSINLVFFLITFWILKKKLSSLNSDVSTLRKTRMLTFKATAQLFILGCTWCLGILQVGPAPQVMAYLFTIINSLQGFFIFLVYCLLSQQVQEQYKIWFKGIKKKKTESEEYTLSSRTMSEPSKHSEVALVVNNLPAMQETQVQSLGQEDPPEEERATNSRILACGIPWTVEPDDLQTMESQRIGHD; from the exons ACATCAACAAGTGTGGACCATCATGGAAAGTGTCCTGTGGAATATATGTAGACTGCCAGAACTTTAACAACACACGGCGTCAATGCAAAGGAAACAGAACTCTTTCTcaaaaagaatttgagaatgAGTGTACTAATAAAACACTTG AACTCAATCTACGACTGCTGAAGACAATGAAGAATGCAGTCCAGAAACTTAAAA ACTCTACACATTGTGCTCAGTGGTGCCCTCCAAACTCCAAATGTGTTGATGCCAAATCCTGTCGCTGCATTCCAGGATTCACGTCTTCAACTGGGGAAATCATCACCAGCCACTCAGAGACTTGTGATG AGATCTCCATCCACACCTGGACCGCACCCTCAAGTATCAATAGCTCG ACGCTCTCCTGCTTCTTCAACAGAGTCCAGAATCTTAGTGAAAACGTGGAGTCAGTCCCTGTCCAGGACACTATCCAG AACCTCATACAGGGGGTGGATGAAATGCTGGAGGCCCCCCAGGACCTGGAAACCCTGCCCAGCTCAGAGCAGCACCTTGTGGCCTCTAACCTGCTCATTGGCCTGGAAACTGTCTTGAAAGGACTGAGCAGGTCCCTGGACAATGAGTCACTGCACTTCAGTTCACCTTCAGGCACAG AAATGTCACTGAAGgcactggataaagaagataagaATGTCACCTTGATTCAGAATAACATAAAGATGATACTGACCTGGGATACAGTGCATGAATCTAATGACTCAG GTCCCATGGTGGTGGGCCTTGTCTCCATGCCTGGGATTGAAAAGTTGCTGGATAAAGTCCCCCTGATCATGGATGCTGAGGAACAGGCAGTTCCACATGAGACACACAAGGAATTGCTGCAGGAAACTCCCCCTATCCTGCTGTCAGATGTCATATCTGTTTTTATCAGCAACAGTAACACACAAAACCTCAGTTCTCCAGTCAAATTTGTCTTCAAACAT TCAAGGACCCCGGAAACAAAGGGGAAGGTGCACTGTGTCTTCTGGGAGCAGGGCCAGAATGGAAGTGGCCACTGGGCAACCAGAGGCTGCAGGACGATGGACAGCGGAGACGACAgcaccacctgccaatgcacccATTTCAGCAGCTTTGCCGTCCTCATGGCCTACTACGATGTGCAG GAGGAGGATCCCACACTGACTGTGATCACCTACGTGGGACTCAGCCTTTCTCTGCTGTGCCTCCTCCTGGCGGCCCTCACCTTCCTGCTGTGCAAAGCCATCCAGAACACCAGCACCTCGCTCCACTTGCAACTCTCACTCTGCCTCTTCCTGGCCCACCTGCTCTTCCTGACAGCCATCGACAGAACTGAGAGCAAG gtgcTGTGTACCATCATCGCAGGTGCCCTACACTATCTCTACCTGGCCTCCTTCACCTGGATGCTGCTGGAGGGTCTGCAGCTCTTCTTCACTGCCCGCAACCTGACGGTGGTCAACTACTCCAGTGTCAACAGGTTCATGAAGAAGCTCACATTCCCAGTGGGCTACGGAGTCCCGGCTGTGATTGTGGCCATTTCTTCTGCATCCAGGCCTCATCTTTATGGAACACCCAAACG ATGCTGGCTCAGCACAGAAAAAGGATTTGTATGGACATTTCTTGGCCCTGTCTGCACCATCTTCTCT ATTAATTTAGTTTTCTTCCTGATAACATTCTGGATTCTGAAAAAGAAGCTCTCCTCACTCAACAGTGATGTGTCTACTCTCCGGAAGACTAG GATGCTAACATTTAAAGCCACAGCTCAGCTCTTTATCTTGGGATGTACATGGTGTCTTGGAATCCTGCAGGTGGGACCAGCTCCCCAAGTCATGGCCTACCTTTTCACCATCATCAACAGCCTGCAGGGTTTCTTCATCTTCCTGGTGTACTGCCTCCTCAGCCAGCAG GTGCAAGAGCAATACAAGATATGGTTCAAAgggatcaagaaaaagaaaactgagtctgAGGAGTACACACTCTCCAGCAGGACCATGTCAGAACCCTCTAAACACAGTGAG gtggcgctagtggtaaacaatctacctgcaatgcaggagacccaggttcaatccctgggtcaggaagatcccccagaagaggaaagggcaaccaactccagaattcttgcctgtggaataccatggacagtggagcctgacgaCCTACAGAcgatggaatcacaaagaattggacatgactga